One genomic region from Stackebrandtia nassauensis DSM 44728 encodes:
- a CDS encoding DMT family transporter codes for MRTDTTAANPYLLLMTTMMLWGGAFSSSKVVVDAVPHTVGAFLRFGGGALALLVVVRLYDRRQTPVPARKLWLGAAAGVLGVFAYNAFFFWGLSLAPSLDAGILIPVLSPVLTTAFLLVSGREKANRARVVGLSLGLVGAVIFFLGAGGATSAGPQRLPGDALFLLSAVCWAAYTLAGPRVMAGIAPLRATTYATCAGAVMLGALAVPDMATVDWTALPSLVWANVGYLAIGGAAVANLLYYRGVAAVGPARASLMMFSVPVVNTLCATLILGESLGWLQAAGACVLLTGAFLALTQGRLPGLRRPVSP; via the coding sequence ATGCGAACCGACACAACGGCCGCGAATCCGTACCTGCTGCTGATGACGACCATGATGCTGTGGGGCGGCGCGTTCTCGAGCTCCAAGGTCGTGGTGGACGCCGTCCCGCACACGGTGGGCGCCTTCCTGCGGTTCGGCGGTGGCGCCCTCGCCCTGCTGGTGGTCGTCCGGTTGTACGACCGACGTCAGACGCCGGTCCCGGCTCGCAAGCTGTGGCTGGGAGCGGCCGCGGGTGTGCTCGGTGTCTTCGCGTACAACGCCTTCTTCTTCTGGGGACTGTCGCTAGCGCCGTCCCTCGACGCGGGAATCCTGATCCCCGTCCTGAGCCCGGTGCTCACCACCGCGTTCCTGCTGGTGTCCGGACGGGAAAAGGCGAACCGTGCCCGGGTCGTGGGCCTCAGTCTCGGACTCGTCGGCGCGGTGATCTTCTTCCTCGGCGCCGGTGGAGCCACGTCGGCTGGCCCACAACGGTTGCCGGGGGACGCGCTGTTCCTGCTCAGCGCGGTGTGCTGGGCCGCGTACACCCTCGCCGGACCCCGCGTGATGGCCGGAATCGCGCCACTGCGCGCGACCACGTACGCCACCTGTGCCGGTGCCGTCATGCTGGGCGCCCTGGCGGTCCCCGACATGGCCACAGTGGACTGGACCGCACTGCCGTCGCTTGTGTGGGCCAACGTCGGCTACCTGGCGATCGGCGGCGCGGCGGTGGCCAACCTCCTCTATTACCGGGGAGTCGCGGCTGTCGGCCCGGCCAGGGCCTCCCTGATGATGTTCAGTGTCCCGGTCGTCAACACGCTGTGCGCCACGCTGATCCTCGGCGAGTCCCTCGGCTGGCTGCAAGCGGCCGGGGCATGCGTACTGCTCACCGGCGCCTTTCTGGCCTTGACCCAGGGACGACTGCCCGGGCTCAGGCGTCCAGTTTCTCCATGA
- a CDS encoding AraC family transcriptional regulator, with product MSTGKNSVRYWRDGVRPLEAMQANFHDHVYCPHSHDAYSFGITDAGAQRFRCRGAQHVSAAGMVMSFNPDEAHDGRAAAELGYHYRIVHIGQSVVRDILADASDGRSPALPLFASPVLTDRTLTEALGRLHSALLGSASDLVREELLTTAVLTMAEHGATRAPRLRTLAGTQQRAAARRARAVLDEAPLEPVSARQLAEAAGYSRFAVYRAFRAEYGMAPSDYQRLVRLRRARRLLTDGVPPGRAAASSGFADQAHFNRWFKRAYGLTPAIYQRSAGHRNHS from the coding sequence ATGTCGACCGGGAAGAACAGCGTGCGGTACTGGCGGGACGGTGTCCGTCCGCTGGAGGCCATGCAGGCGAACTTCCACGATCACGTGTACTGCCCGCACAGCCACGACGCCTACTCCTTCGGCATCACCGACGCCGGGGCGCAGCGGTTTCGCTGTCGGGGCGCCCAGCACGTCAGCGCGGCCGGGATGGTGATGTCCTTCAATCCCGACGAGGCGCATGACGGTCGAGCGGCCGCGGAGCTGGGCTACCACTACCGCATCGTGCACATCGGTCAGTCGGTGGTCCGGGACATCCTCGCCGACGCCTCGGACGGCCGGTCACCGGCGCTGCCACTGTTCGCCAGCCCGGTGCTGACCGACCGCACCCTCACCGAAGCGTTGGGGCGCCTGCACTCCGCACTGCTGGGATCGGCCAGCGACCTCGTCCGGGAAGAGCTTCTGACCACGGCCGTGCTGACGATGGCCGAGCACGGCGCGACCCGCGCCCCCCGCCTGCGCACCCTCGCGGGGACCCAGCAGCGCGCAGCCGCCCGACGGGCCCGGGCCGTCCTGGACGAGGCACCGCTCGAGCCCGTGTCAGCGCGGCAACTGGCCGAGGCCGCCGGTTACAGCCGATTCGCCGTCTACCGGGCCTTCCGGGCTGAGTACGGCATGGCCCCGAGCGACTACCAGCGCCTCGTGCGCCTGCGGCGAGCCAGGCGTCTGCTGACCGACGGCGTACCACCGGGACGCGCCGCGGCGTCGTCGGGCTTCGCCGACCAAGCGCACTTCAACCGCTGGTTCAAGCGCGCCTACGGCCTCACCCCGGCCATCTACCAACGTTCGGCGGGGCACCGGAACCATTCCTGA
- a CDS encoding FAD-dependent oxidoreductase: protein MESTTCCIAGGGPAGMVLGLLLARAGVEVTVLEKHADFLRDFRGDTVHPTTLELLDDLGLGERFAAIPHSRLTEVVVPVAGSLQRIGNLRHLPGRYQYIAMVPQWDLLNLLAEAGAEEPTFTLRLNTEATDLLREGGRVTGVRYRTRDGDEGSIAASLTIACDGRHSALRAAAGLPKSEWPVPFDVWWFRIPRKPDEPAALVPVIGERHPFLLINRGEYWQVAAIIPKGADSRLRREPVSRLLTPVAAVVPWLADRVDSVRSWDEVKLLDVRLDRLRRWHLDGLLCLGDAAHAMSPVGGVGINLAVQDAVAAARLLAASLRRGMVRPADLARVRRRRLPATVLVQTMQRFLHEKALGPALAGRFDVAGAGRLPLPMRLVRGFPWLQRIPAYLVARGFRPERAPAFARRAGPASGS from the coding sequence ATGGAATCGACCACCTGTTGCATCGCCGGCGGCGGGCCCGCCGGAATGGTTCTGGGGCTGCTGCTGGCTCGGGCGGGCGTCGAGGTCACCGTTCTGGAGAAGCACGCCGACTTCCTGCGGGACTTCCGCGGCGACACCGTCCACCCCACGACCCTGGAACTGCTGGACGACCTCGGGCTCGGGGAGCGGTTCGCGGCGATCCCGCACAGCCGCCTCACCGAGGTCGTCGTGCCGGTGGCGGGAAGCCTCCAGCGCATCGGCAACCTGAGACACTTGCCGGGCAGGTACCAGTACATCGCCATGGTTCCACAGTGGGATCTGTTGAACCTGTTGGCCGAGGCGGGCGCGGAGGAACCCACCTTCACCCTGCGCCTGAACACCGAGGCCACCGACCTGCTCCGGGAGGGCGGGCGGGTCACCGGGGTGCGGTACCGCACCCGCGACGGGGACGAGGGCTCGATCGCCGCCTCGCTCACCATCGCCTGCGACGGACGTCATTCGGCGTTGCGGGCCGCGGCCGGACTGCCCAAAAGCGAATGGCCGGTTCCCTTCGACGTGTGGTGGTTCAGGATTCCCCGCAAACCCGACGAACCCGCCGCCCTGGTCCCCGTCATCGGCGAACGACACCCGTTCCTGCTCATCAACCGGGGCGAGTACTGGCAGGTGGCCGCGATCATCCCCAAGGGCGCCGATTCTCGGCTGCGCCGGGAACCGGTGTCGCGGTTGCTGACGCCCGTGGCCGCGGTGGTGCCGTGGCTGGCCGACCGTGTCGACTCGGTGCGGTCCTGGGACGAGGTGAAGCTGCTCGACGTCCGCCTGGACCGGTTGCGGCGCTGGCACCTCGACGGCCTGTTGTGCCTGGGAGACGCCGCGCACGCCATGTCGCCGGTCGGGGGAGTCGGCATCAACCTCGCCGTGCAGGACGCGGTCGCCGCCGCACGGCTGCTGGCCGCGTCGCTGCGACGCGGGATGGTCCGGCCCGCGGACCTGGCCAGGGTGCGGCGGCGGCGCCTGCCCGCCACCGTCCTGGTCCAGACCATGCAGCGCTTCCTGCACGAGAAGGCCCTGGGACCGGCACTGGCGGGCAGGTTCGACGTCGCCGGCGCGGGCAGGCTGCCGCTGCCGATGCGCCTGGTGCGCGGGTTCCCCTGGCTGCAACGGATTCCGGCTTACCTGGTCGCCCGGGGTTTCCGGCCCGAGCGGGCCCCGGCGTTCGCCAGGCGGGCCGGACCCGCATCAGGTTCATAG
- a CDS encoding AfsR/SARP family transcriptional regulator, with translation MRDGVEFGVLGPLRISAADAELAITSPRSRTFLALLVLNAGRQVSLYEFADAIWGAALPQNPRRAVQLCAVRVRAQLERIGSGELVVTCPDGYRLDVASEHTDVGRVAALVRDADAASDSDAELKAVTAALALWRGEPLADVPSEALQREVVPGLREQQLQLTERRVDILLRSESAADLVDELVTLTARHPLRERLWGQLMRALQHLGRRGEALTAFHTFRRRLRDELGIDPSPDLKALHASILTSQSEPGTEAASPSLRVPRELPTDPAAFAGRVAELSELDLLLAASEATPQPAVGVITGTAGVGKTSLAIHWARRVADDFPDGQLFVNMRGYHPEQALTPQRVLARFLRTLGVRGQDLPEDIDELTAMYRSVMDGRRMLIVLDNVNHSDQARPLLPGAAGCLVVITSRDVLLSLIAADNASQISLDLPDTADARRMLARRLGSERLSSEPGAADDIIAASARLPLALAIAAARAVINKDTRLSAVAEQLRAGLDAFDTASPMTDVRAVFSWSYQALSPDAARLLRLLGLHPGSDVSAAAVASFAGLSPSHTDRLLAELVRAHLVIGDVPGRYALHDLMREYAVELANAEDSEADRDLAFRRLLDHYVHTGRTAATLLNPYWRPLALDDAFAGVHPEDLADYDAAMDWFAAERDVLIAVLDWAVSAGFDRQIVQLVWVLAGYLERQGPWTQWASTHRDAIAAAQRLGEPVLEARAHRGLGLANLRMSRIEDAHRHFARALELYRDSDDLEGMARAESALALVREEQRRYPEALEHALRALEHQKRIGGGVGYANAHNTVGWCHALVGQYDEALDHGGQALAEHRAVGNPVGEAATLDTIGFAHHHLGQFAEAIDSYREALRLYRQLGDRYFIACALDHLGDTYEALGDRASSLDMWREAVSTLDGLTPPETEQVRAKLRGAAFGSG, from the coding sequence GTGCGTGACGGAGTCGAGTTCGGAGTGCTTGGTCCACTGCGTATCTCGGCCGCCGACGCGGAGTTGGCGATCACCTCGCCGCGATCGCGCACCTTCCTCGCGCTGCTGGTCCTCAACGCCGGACGGCAGGTCAGCCTGTACGAGTTCGCCGACGCCATCTGGGGCGCGGCGCTGCCGCAGAACCCCCGCCGCGCGGTGCAGCTGTGCGCGGTCCGGGTGCGGGCGCAACTGGAACGGATCGGCTCGGGCGAGCTCGTGGTGACCTGCCCCGATGGTTATCGGCTGGACGTCGCTTCGGAGCACACCGACGTCGGGCGGGTCGCGGCGCTGGTGCGCGACGCCGACGCGGCGTCCGACTCCGACGCCGAGTTGAAGGCGGTGACGGCGGCACTGGCCCTGTGGCGGGGCGAACCGCTGGCCGACGTCCCGTCCGAAGCGCTGCAACGCGAAGTGGTGCCGGGGCTGCGCGAACAGCAGCTACAGCTGACCGAGCGGCGCGTCGACATCCTGCTGCGTTCGGAGTCCGCTGCCGACCTGGTGGACGAGTTGGTGACGCTGACCGCGCGCCATCCGTTGCGGGAACGGCTGTGGGGCCAGCTGATGCGGGCACTACAGCACCTCGGCAGGCGCGGCGAGGCCCTCACCGCCTTTCACACGTTCCGCCGCCGACTGCGCGACGAACTCGGCATCGACCCCAGTCCGGACCTGAAGGCGCTGCACGCTTCCATCCTCACCAGCCAGTCCGAACCCGGTACCGAAGCCGCGTCCCCGTCGCTGCGGGTGCCTCGGGAGCTGCCGACGGATCCGGCGGCGTTCGCCGGTCGGGTCGCCGAACTGTCCGAACTGGACCTATTGTTGGCCGCCAGCGAGGCAACCCCGCAGCCCGCCGTCGGCGTGATCACCGGTACCGCCGGGGTCGGCAAGACCTCGCTGGCGATCCACTGGGCCCGGCGGGTGGCCGACGACTTTCCCGACGGGCAGCTGTTCGTCAACATGCGCGGCTACCACCCCGAGCAGGCCCTCACTCCGCAACGGGTGCTGGCCCGGTTCCTGCGGACCCTGGGCGTACGCGGCCAGGACCTCCCCGAGGACATCGACGAACTGACCGCCATGTATCGCTCCGTCATGGACGGACGACGCATGCTCATCGTGCTGGACAACGTCAACCACAGCGACCAGGCGCGACCGCTGCTGCCCGGCGCCGCCGGGTGCCTCGTCGTGATCACCAGCCGCGACGTGCTGTTGAGCCTCATCGCCGCCGACAACGCCAGCCAGATCAGCCTCGACCTGCCCGACACCGCCGACGCCCGGCGGATGCTGGCCCGGCGGCTGGGTTCCGAACGACTGAGCTCCGAACCGGGAGCCGCCGACGACATCATCGCCGCCAGCGCGCGGTTGCCGCTGGCGCTCGCGATCGCCGCCGCCCGCGCGGTGATCAACAAGGACACCCGGCTCAGCGCTGTGGCCGAACAACTGCGCGCCGGTCTCGATGCCTTCGACACCGCGTCCCCCATGACGGACGTGCGCGCGGTGTTCTCGTGGTCGTACCAGGCGTTGAGCCCGGACGCAGCCCGGCTGCTGCGACTGCTGGGCCTGCATCCCGGCTCGGACGTGTCGGCGGCGGCGGTGGCGAGCTTCGCCGGTCTGTCGCCGAGCCACACCGACCGTCTGCTCGCGGAGTTGGTGCGGGCACATCTGGTGATCGGGGACGTTCCCGGGCGGTACGCGCTGCACGACCTCATGCGTGAGTACGCCGTGGAACTCGCGAATGCCGAGGATTCCGAAGCTGATCGAGACCTCGCTTTCCGCCGCCTACTCGATCACTACGTGCACACTGGACGCACGGCGGCGACTCTGCTCAACCCATACTGGCGCCCACTGGCGCTGGATGACGCGTTCGCCGGGGTCCATCCGGAAGACCTCGCCGACTACGACGCGGCAATGGACTGGTTCGCCGCCGAACGCGACGTGCTGATCGCCGTCCTGGACTGGGCGGTGAGCGCCGGGTTCGATCGCCAGATCGTGCAGTTGGTGTGGGTCCTCGCCGGATATCTTGAGCGGCAGGGTCCCTGGACGCAATGGGCCAGCACTCATCGGGACGCGATCGCGGCCGCACAACGGCTCGGCGAGCCGGTACTCGAAGCCCGAGCGCATCGCGGGCTCGGCCTGGCCAATCTCCGGATGTCCCGCATCGAGGACGCTCACCGTCACTTCGCGAGGGCCCTGGAGTTGTATCGCGACAGCGACGACCTGGAAGGCATGGCGCGTGCCGAGTCGGCGTTGGCGCTGGTGCGCGAGGAGCAGCGCCGGTATCCCGAGGCTCTCGAGCACGCACTGCGGGCCCTCGAGCATCAGAAGCGGATCGGTGGTGGTGTCGGTTACGCCAACGCGCACAACACGGTGGGCTGGTGCCATGCGCTGGTGGGTCAGTACGACGAGGCTCTCGACCATGGCGGACAGGCGCTCGCCGAGCATCGGGCAGTGGGCAACCCCGTAGGGGAGGCGGCCACTTTGGACACGATCGGCTTCGCCCATCATCATCTGGGGCAGTTCGCCGAAGCCATCGACAGCTATCGCGAGGCTCTTCGGCTGTACCGGCAACTGGGGGACCGCTACTTCATCGCGTGCGCTCTCGACCATCTGGGCGACACCTATGAAGCCCTTGGGGATCGCGCTTCGTCGCTCGACATGTGGCGTGAGGCCGTGTCGACCCTGGACGGTCTCACGCCCCCTGAGACGGAGCAGGTCCGCGCCAAACTGCGCGGCGCCGCCTTCGGGTCCGGCTAG
- a CDS encoding GNAT family N-acetyltransferase: MARTLTTDDILRISAQWQWTPFDAVVREDEHVKVVVSNGRATVLRAEAEPGGAEALVSRVRELAAEADPDCTVMWPIHAATEPPDLAEVLARVGAKVEEELDVVALRLPDPDSQLDAPTDVDVRRIDDPALLPDAHQVSSAVFGTPLPTAEFQEREAADVRKQVASGPARVIFRYVAYADGEPVGAAGTTLEDGVAKLWGGSVVESHRGRGVYRALLKTRMDEAAALGADLALVKARTGTSGPILRRAGFTVHGREYVYGMPARG, translated from the coding sequence ATGGCCAGGACGCTGACGACCGACGACATCCTGCGGATATCCGCCCAATGGCAGTGGACGCCGTTCGACGCGGTCGTGCGGGAGGACGAGCACGTGAAGGTCGTTGTGTCCAACGGCCGGGCCACCGTCCTGCGCGCCGAGGCCGAACCCGGCGGTGCCGAAGCGCTGGTGTCCCGGGTCCGTGAGTTGGCCGCCGAGGCCGATCCCGACTGCACCGTGATGTGGCCGATCCACGCGGCGACCGAACCGCCGGATCTCGCCGAAGTCCTGGCGCGGGTCGGGGCCAAGGTCGAGGAGGAACTCGACGTGGTGGCGCTGCGGCTGCCCGATCCCGATTCGCAACTGGACGCACCCACCGATGTGGACGTGCGTCGTATCGACGACCCGGCGTTGCTGCCCGACGCACACCAGGTGAGCAGCGCCGTCTTCGGTACTCCGCTGCCCACCGCGGAGTTCCAGGAGCGGGAGGCCGCCGACGTTCGTAAGCAGGTGGCATCGGGCCCGGCGCGGGTGATCTTCCGGTACGTCGCCTATGCCGACGGTGAACCGGTGGGCGCGGCGGGTACCACTTTGGAGGACGGGGTCGCGAAGCTATGGGGCGGCAGCGTGGTCGAGTCGCACCGGGGGCGCGGCGTCTACCGGGCGCTTTTGAAGACCAGAATGGACGAGGCCGCGGCGCTCGGGGCCGACCTGGCGCTGGTGAAGGCCAGGACCGGCACCTCCGGGCCGATCCTGCGCCGGGCCGGGTTCACCGTCCACGGCAGGGAATACGTCTACGGGATGCCCGCTCGCGGGTGA
- a CDS encoding MFS transporter, which yields MRTLTPDKAGPREWIGLAVLTLPTILIALDMNVLHLAVPSLTEDLNPSSSQLLWIIDIYGFLIAGFLITMGNLGDRVGRRRVLLYGAAAFGLASVLAAFAPNANLLIVARALLGIAGATLMPSTMSLIRNMFAHAGQRRTAITVWMTSFMGGSAVAPLVGGIMLERLWWGSVFLLGVPVMLLLLAVGPWLLPEYRDPKPGRLDPLSVVLSVLAVLAVIYGLKAVAEDGVGVVPVAVVLAGVALAVGFVRRQRVLDDPLLDLKLLRIPEFSVSLSTQTIAVFSMGGVMLFMAQYLQLVAGLSPLESGLVMVPGTVFGIVGTLLLPRLVRWVRPAYLIGFGALLAAGGMLFFTQVDASGQLWLIVAGHIVVSLGFGPPMSLTADLIIGSAPPNKAGAAGAASETSGELGLALGVAIFGSIGTAIYRSNVAVPDAATAVQAETVEDTLGGAVSVARDLPGEAAAGLLESARSAFSTGMALGAGIGAVLVALISVLVVTKLRHLEAGTGDGEAEPEAAEPERVPESAEACRTA from the coding sequence ATGAGAACTCTGACCCCCGACAAGGCCGGTCCCCGCGAATGGATCGGACTGGCGGTCCTGACGCTGCCGACGATCCTCATCGCGCTCGACATGAACGTGCTGCACCTGGCGGTGCCGAGTCTGACCGAGGACCTCAATCCCAGCAGTTCGCAGCTGCTGTGGATCATCGACATCTACGGGTTCCTCATCGCGGGTTTCCTCATCACGATGGGCAACCTCGGTGACCGCGTCGGACGCCGCCGGGTGCTGCTGTACGGGGCGGCCGCGTTCGGCCTGGCCTCGGTGCTGGCGGCCTTCGCCCCCAACGCCAACCTGCTGATCGTCGCCCGGGCGCTGCTGGGCATCGCCGGTGCGACGCTGATGCCGTCCACGATGTCGTTGATACGCAACATGTTCGCCCACGCGGGGCAGCGCCGCACCGCGATCACGGTGTGGATGACCTCGTTCATGGGCGGCAGCGCGGTGGCGCCGCTGGTCGGCGGGATCATGCTGGAGCGGCTGTGGTGGGGTTCGGTGTTCCTGCTCGGCGTCCCGGTGATGCTGCTGCTCCTTGCCGTCGGGCCATGGCTGCTGCCGGAGTACCGCGATCCCAAGCCGGGCAGGCTCGACCCGCTGAGCGTGGTGTTGTCGGTGCTGGCGGTCCTGGCGGTCATCTACGGTCTCAAGGCGGTCGCCGAGGACGGCGTCGGCGTGGTCCCGGTGGCGGTCGTGCTGGCGGGTGTCGCGCTCGCCGTGGGGTTCGTGCGGCGGCAGCGGGTGCTCGACGATCCGCTGCTGGACCTGAAGCTGTTGCGGATCCCGGAGTTCAGCGTGTCGCTGTCCACACAGACCATCGCCGTGTTCTCCATGGGCGGGGTGATGCTGTTCATGGCGCAGTACCTGCAACTGGTGGCGGGTCTGTCGCCCTTGGAGTCGGGCCTGGTCATGGTTCCGGGGACGGTGTTCGGGATCGTGGGAACGCTGCTGCTGCCCCGGCTGGTGCGCTGGGTGCGTCCGGCTTACCTGATCGGGTTCGGGGCGCTGCTGGCGGCGGGCGGGATGCTGTTCTTCACCCAGGTCGACGCCTCCGGTCAGCTGTGGCTGATCGTGGCCGGGCACATCGTCGTGTCCCTGGGCTTCGGGCCACCGATGTCGCTGACCGCCGATCTCATCATCGGTTCGGCGCCGCCGAACAAGGCCGGTGCGGCCGGGGCGGCCTCCGAGACCAGTGGCGAACTCGGGCTGGCGCTGGGAGTGGCGATCTTCGGCAGCATCGGCACCGCCATCTACCGCTCCAACGTCGCGGTCCCGGACGCCGCCACCGCGGTCCAGGCCGAGACCGTCGAGGACACACTGGGCGGTGCGGTGTCGGTGGCCCGTGACCTGCCGGGCGAAGCCGCCGCCGGGCTGCTGGAGTCGGCGCGCTCGGCGTTCTCCACCGGCATGGCGCTGGGCGCCGGGATCGGCGCGGTGCTGGTCGCGCTGATCTCCGTGCTGGTCGTGACGAAACTGCGGCACCTGGAGGCCGGGACGGGCGACGGTGAGGCCGAACCCGAAGCGGCGGAACCCGAGCGGGTCCCGGAGTCGGCCGAAGCCTGCCGCACGGCGTGA
- a CDS encoding dihydrofolate reductase family protein, producing the protein MTKTLYYTATSIDGFIADADNSLSWLFAVDSGGEGGPPDFAGFFAGVGAMCLGATTYQWMLDNHGYLDKPDDWRAVYGDTPCWVFTHRSLPVIPGADVRMVSGEVAPVHEAMTDAAADKNIWILGGGELAGHFADAGLLDELNLMLAPVTLGAGAPVLPRRLLSTDLRLVDMTRHGQMAQLTYELRH; encoded by the coding sequence GTGACCAAGACGCTGTACTACACCGCCACGAGCATCGACGGCTTCATCGCCGATGCCGACAACTCGCTGTCCTGGCTGTTCGCCGTCGACTCCGGCGGCGAGGGCGGTCCGCCCGACTTCGCGGGGTTCTTCGCGGGCGTCGGCGCGATGTGCCTGGGCGCCACGACATACCAGTGGATGCTCGACAACCACGGCTACCTCGACAAACCGGACGACTGGCGCGCCGTCTACGGCGACACGCCGTGCTGGGTGTTCACCCACCGATCGCTGCCGGTGATCCCGGGCGCCGACGTGCGGATGGTGTCGGGCGAGGTCGCGCCGGTTCACGAGGCGATGACCGACGCCGCCGCCGACAAGAACATCTGGATCCTCGGCGGCGGTGAACTCGCCGGACATTTCGCCGACGCGGGACTGCTGGACGAGCTGAACCTGATGCTGGCGCCGGTGACGCTCGGCGCCGGAGCACCGGTGCTGCCTCGGCGGCTGCTGTCGACCGACCTGCGACTGGTCGACATGACACGGCACGGGCAGATGGCACAGCTGACCTACGAGCTGCGGCACTAA
- a CDS encoding response regulator transcription factor, which produces MRVVIVEDDALLRRGLTLLLESEGFEVAASTTTAEEFLEAVDRERPDIAVVDVRLPPTFRDEGLRAAVEARRRHRGLPVLVLSAHVEHDYATQLLSDGDGRVGYLLKERVGKVEEFLDAIRRVVDGGAAIDPEVISQLLAGQKSSGRVLGKLSAREHEVLGLMAEGYGNGSIAATLVITETAVSKHIRNIFAKLDLPQSETGHRRVLAVLAYLQASNRFG; this is translated from the coding sequence GTGCGAGTGGTGATCGTCGAGGACGACGCGCTGCTGCGCCGGGGTCTGACGCTGCTGTTGGAGTCGGAGGGTTTCGAGGTCGCGGCGAGCACGACCACCGCCGAGGAGTTCCTCGAAGCGGTCGACCGGGAGCGTCCCGACATCGCCGTGGTGGACGTGCGGCTGCCGCCCACGTTCCGCGACGAGGGACTGCGCGCCGCGGTCGAGGCGCGGCGGCGCCACAGGGGACTGCCGGTGCTGGTCCTGTCGGCGCATGTGGAACACGACTACGCCACCCAGCTGCTGTCCGACGGCGACGGCAGGGTCGGGTATCTGTTGAAGGAGCGGGTCGGGAAGGTCGAGGAGTTCCTCGACGCGATCCGCCGCGTCGTGGACGGCGGTGCCGCGATCGACCCGGAGGTGATCTCGCAGCTGCTGGCGGGCCAGAAGTCGTCCGGACGGGTGCTGGGCAAACTCAGCGCGCGCGAGCACGAGGTGCTGGGGTTGATGGCCGAGGGCTACGGCAACGGCAGTATCGCCGCGACGTTGGTCATCACCGAAACCGCGGTGAGCAAACACATCCGCAACATCTTCGCGAAGCTCGACCTGCCGCAGAGCGAGACCGGGCACCGGCGGGTGTTGGCGGTGCTGGCGTACCTTCAGGCGTCGAATCGGTTCGGGTGA
- a CDS encoding sensor histidine kinase — MNSDNTSGPGMFGRRVRITVRACGHLVGGIATALPALVTLGLLPLLTVSMSVLLIGVFGLPYLVLWIRVLAGRERRRLSRYLGRDAPAAYRRIEGPASTRLRIALTDGATGRDLLWLLFQATAGLVVSLFGLALSVAVLFAASVPLWWYLVPEGRPVSMLYPVDSWPDAVGMLGLAVGLFGIAMLAAPPLARWHARAGRRLLTSPTRRRKHLAEQVAELTASRAAALDAHGIELRRIERDLHDGVQNRLVAVTMHLGMVERALSREPSRPATALPLVREVQETAVEALAELRQVVRAVYPPILADRGLGGALAALAARCPISCDLRIGDLPPIPAALEATGYFIVAESLTNAVKHSGASRVEVSVSGGKGDLMVTVTDNGDGGADATGGTGLLGLRRRVEAHWGRFTLDSPPGGPTVIEAVLPCEW; from the coding sequence GTGAACAGCGACAACACAAGCGGGCCGGGGATGTTCGGCCGTCGGGTGCGCATCACTGTGCGCGCCTGCGGTCACCTGGTCGGCGGTATCGCCACGGCGTTGCCCGCGCTGGTCACGCTCGGGCTGCTGCCGTTGCTGACCGTTTCGATGAGTGTGCTGCTCATCGGGGTGTTCGGGCTGCCGTACCTGGTGCTGTGGATCCGGGTGCTGGCCGGGCGGGAGCGGCGACGGTTGTCGCGTTATCTGGGCCGCGACGCCCCGGCCGCGTATCGCCGTATCGAGGGACCGGCGTCGACCCGGTTGCGGATCGCGCTGACCGACGGCGCCACCGGTCGCGACCTGCTGTGGCTGCTGTTCCAGGCCACCGCCGGGCTGGTGGTGAGCCTGTTCGGGTTGGCGTTGTCGGTGGCGGTGTTGTTCGCCGCCTCGGTTCCACTGTGGTGGTACTTGGTTCCGGAGGGCCGTCCGGTCAGCATGCTGTATCCGGTCGACTCGTGGCCCGACGCCGTCGGCATGCTGGGGCTGGCGGTGGGGCTCTTCGGCATCGCGATGCTGGCCGCGCCGCCGTTGGCGCGCTGGCACGCCCGGGCCGGACGCCGGTTGCTGACCTCGCCGACGCGCCGCCGCAAGCACCTGGCCGAGCAGGTCGCCGAGCTGACCGCCAGCCGGGCCGCGGCCCTTGACGCCCATGGCATCGAGCTGCGCCGCATCGAACGCGATCTGCACGACGGGGTCCAGAACCGGCTCGTCGCCGTCACCATGCACCTGGGGATGGTCGAACGGGCGCTGTCGCGGGAGCCGTCGCGGCCCGCGACCGCGCTGCCGCTGGTGCGCGAGGTCCAGGAGACCGCGGTGGAGGCGCTGGCCGAGCTGCGGCAGGTGGTGCGGGCGGTGTATCCGCCGATCCTGGCCGACCGCGGGCTGGGCGGTGCCTTGGCGGCGCTGGCGGCCCGCTGCCCGATATCGTGTGACCTGCGAATCGGGGACCTGCCGCCGATTCCGGCGGCCCTGGAGGCGACCGGGTACTTCATCGTCGCCGAGTCGCTCACCAACGCGGTGAAGCACAGTGGAGCATCCCGGGTGGAGGTCAGTGTCTCCGGCGGGAAAGGCGATCTCATGGTCACCGTGACCGATAACGGCGACGGCGGTGCCGACGCGACCGGCGGCACCGGGCTGCTCGGGCTGCGCCGCCGCGTCGAGGCCCACTGGGGACGGTTCACGCTCGACAGTCCGCCGGGCGGGCCGACCGTGATCGAGGCGGTGCTGCCGTGCGAGTGGTGA